The genomic stretch TGAGGGCCAGTGGCTACTCTCCAAGGGGTTCCAGCAATCTGAAAATAAATGTACCTGTGACTTGCGAGAGTTGTTTCCATCCTTGGAAACTTTCCTAGCAAGCTTCTTAGActcatttacaaaaaatttcaaaaggggGAGAGGTGGGAACTTCTGAGTCAGCTCAAAGTCAAAAATGAATTTGACCGCCTGTGTGTATTTTCTCTTGCTTATAAGTTTTTCGATGAGATCTACAGTATTTCATTAAAATAGAAGCATTAGAGTCTATTAGATACCAAAAGAAACATAGCACATTTCAAGAAGCTTGCTTATCAGAAGATTTCACATGGACAAGAAGAAAACGAAacccaaaaacaaacaaaaggggCCTCTACCTAAAGGCCCACTATCGCAAGGACATTAATTCCTTGATGCAAAACAAGGGGTCGCCACTACAAAGAACCTGCATGTACAAATTGATAAATATATGCTCATGGATCTATCTGTGTATGAGTGTGAATTGTACAAACTAGGATATTGTTAAAGAATTCCATCAGGGCACTTGTTAAGCAACCAAATAAGGAAAACACTCAACACTCAATGTTTTGACTTCTCTTATGTTATGTGCAATCCACGctataaaaatcaaattactCTTGCTTAACAAGTACACGGAGGATACTCATCGATATAACCCTGCAAAATAAATTAGCTATTGCTTTAACTCAGATAATATTGTATGAACTAAATGTCTGCAGAGTCATAAAATAGAGCTGtcctttcaatttcttaaaAGGTGCCACAACACTGTCGTTGTAACCAAGACTCCTATTTCTATAAGAAgaaatattctctctcttcttattaaACATTCGGAGGGACACCTAACGATTGTTTGTGATTTATCTCAAACATAATTGATAATACAAGCTAATTAATGGTGCATTCGCTTATGGACATACAGTATAGCTCACATGATAAAAGAGTTGATAAAAGAATAAATCCCTGCCTGGCCAATCTTCACATTACCTGCTCAATTTCTAAAGTTGCAATCACCGCTTACAATTTCTTATCAacattaaaaatcaatttccagaTCATATTTTTGGCAAAAACATCACGTACATGCCTCAAATGAAGATGAAGTTACGAATATAAATACAACACGCGTGAAATCACAAGCCAAAATTAGTTAACGGTGATATTGTATAACCATGACAAGCTAACAAGAATTCCACTACACAAGTAAAACTAGAACATGAACCAGCTCACCTGGAACTTTATCTTCCAACCCCAAGGCCCGAAACAACTCCCTCGATTGAGAAAAATGTGCAACAGTAACGCAGTAATCAATGATCTCATCCACACTGAATTCAGACATCAATCCATAAGCTGCCACCAAATCCAGCAAACCCAACACTTGCATAGGATGTCGGGGACCTTCAGGGTTCAACTTCCCCTTCCAATCCAACGCCACCTTCTTCGAGCTTTCGCGCGCCTGATCGGTCAAACTCGGGCGAACACTCATCAGCACTTCCAAAAGAAATATACAGTTCCTCCTAAGAACCATTAAGTTGCGCTCCGAAATACCATCACCATAAAACCCTCCCATTGCATCTAGAACTAACTTTCCAGGATCAGAAGACAAACCTAACGCGCCAGAAAGCTCTGCACGTAATTGGTCACGCTCTACATGGTGTTCCGCTATGTAGTTCCTTAACCCTAAACTGTCCATGTTCGAGCACAGTACCTTCAACTCGGCCCGCGGTTCGATGGGGCACTGACTCGGAGGATCGGATGACGACGAAGGAGGTTCATTAGCTTCTGCATCGCCGGGTGAGGTAATCGGTTCGTCTTGTATTTCCACTGATTCCGTCAGAACGGGGATATGCGGGTCGGTTCGAGCATTCGACACCGCTTCTTCCTCTCGTTTCTGccgctgttgttgttgttgacaAGCAGACTCGAGCGATTCGAGGAGCTCGAATTTCTGAGCGATGGAGGTTTCCACGGAGGCGAAGTGAGATTCGATGTCGGACCAGGTgagggagaaagaagagaggagggaggATTGGGCTTGGAGGTCGCCGAAGGCCTTCTTGAGGCTCTCCTTCTTGGAGTCTATGAGCTTGATTGCTTCGGCGATCGTCTCCAACGCCGCCATGATCTCGGGAGACTCTGGTGATCGCAGAGAGAAACCCTAATCGAGTGAGAGCCTGAGAGGGAGACGAAgcgggaagaagaagagagagcagTCGTCTTCCGAGGAAGGACGAAGCGTAGCACGATGAGGCCAAGTTCTATATCCAATgacgaaaattgaatgaaaagaGAGATAAAACTGAAAAATGGCCAAACAACAAAAAcgggaaattttaaaaaaggaataaaaatcctttattttctcaaataaaaattcaaagcgGCCATATTAATATCAAAAAAGAGCTGACCCCACCAGCTAGCTAAaagcatttttgtcatttactttttttatttttcttctttatttattaaattaaatttaaaaacaaataaataaaccgGCAATGGCCATCACCGAAGCGATTGTCGCCCTTCGCCTCCAACCATCGTCGCAAGGGTCCCACAACGGTCGGCCAAGGTCGTCGAGCCCCGGCTAGTGGCCGCCGATCCCGCCAaccataggcgagggccgccacCGGCTAGGGTGCGGCTGGTACATCATCAACCCCACTCACCCACCCCTTCATGGCCTTGTTCGGCATCAACCCGATCAACGGCATGGACAAGAGCTAGCAGACTCGACCACCTATCCTCACCTACGTTGCACGGTCCCTTCCACCCGAACTTGCTCGAGGCGTGAGGCTCGGGCGTGGCCTTTAACACGACGTGGGCGAGGGTCGACACATcaatggttttctttttcctttttcttaatttattttaaatttaatttaatcaataacgaggaaaaaaagtaaattacaaaaatgctcTTGGCTTGCTAGTGGGGTTAGGAGTTTTTTTAGGTTGATATgaccacttcatgcccttatttgaaataaggttcactccatgcccttatttgagaaaatgagaaaacttaaggctcttatttaaaattttccccaacaaaaataaatttagcaaaaaaatacttttgacaattttttttggtcgaatttgtctcaattttacaattttcaaGCAATTTGGTTTTACACATTATCTCAATTCGAAAGCATCCACTCTCAATCTAGACAATACCAAACTCAATCCATTTACACAACAAGGTGTGATAGGAATCGTGAAAGAAAATTCGAACATAACACAACAAAATACACCCGGGCCCATACATGGACACTCACTCTCACGAACTCACATCGTATATAATCATATTAACTCATCAAAATCACgattttgatatttgatgtTGCATGAGTTGACGCGAGTTACAAATACGATCGTAACACTCC from Rhodamnia argentea isolate NSW1041297 chromosome 2, ASM2092103v1, whole genome shotgun sequence encodes the following:
- the LOC115748920 gene encoding truncated FRIGIDA-like protein 1, whose protein sequence is MAALETIAEAIKLIDSKKESLKKAFGDLQAQSSLLSSFSLTWSDIESHFASVETSIAQKFELLESLESACQQQQQRQKREEEAVSNARTDPHIPVLTESVEIQDEPITSPGDAEANEPPSSSSDPPSQCPIEPRAELKVLCSNMDSLGLRNYIAEHHVERDQLRAELSGALGLSSDPGKLVLDAMGGFYGDGISERNLMVLRRNCIFLLEVLMSVRPSLTDQARESSKKVALDWKGKLNPEGPRHPMQVLGLLDLVAAYGLMSEFSVDEIIDYCVTVAHFSQSRELFRALGLEDKVPDLIEKLISKRKYTQAVKFIFDFELTQKFPPLPLLKFFVNESKKLARKVSKDGNNSRKSQNAAMAQEIIALKSVVKIMEERKLDSEFRATLERRIQLLEKLKTEKFPAVATASKPQQQLQKQKLKPQFSGKKRPRPSTAFGSIAASMKIAGPTSAVATFQQSHPQTASVAPASYLSTPAGVYAMVGNNPAIVPYTGPSNGLYGLAGAPVGFPGDPSPARPYLYPSELQMPSIPYDRSTTYGGQGASSQYFASYYTR